Proteins encoded by one window of Mycobacteriales bacterium:
- a CDS encoding NlpC/P60 family protein, with product MARSTKSSIRFVRSIAGALTAVALAAGLVALPLTPAVADIPHQIAAAEQQLAGLQAQAERVAERYNAARIRLTDDQQTAATAEASLAQANARIAQLRAKVASFAASAYEGHTTSELSALLDATPQQFVIATDTLDAISHSQQVTFELLAAARHDQQQALIGATSALAAQTQVTQSIAADKASLEASAARQEQLLTQLQAEQARLIREAQTRAAAARAAAQAAALAQQAAATRAAAFAFESQSFSPPPPQTGGSGGAPVAVQWAYREIGKPYVWGAAGPDSFDCSGLTQYVWGKAGVYLAHYTGDQWNEGTHVSQTDLQPGDLVFFGSNLGHVGLYVGSGMMIDAPHSGADVREEAVWWNQYAGAVRPG from the coding sequence ATGGCCCGCAGCACCAAATCAAGCATCCGTTTTGTCCGCTCAATCGCTGGTGCGCTGACCGCGGTCGCTCTTGCCGCCGGCCTCGTCGCGCTTCCGCTGACGCCTGCTGTCGCCGACATCCCGCATCAGATCGCCGCCGCCGAGCAGCAGCTTGCCGGGCTCCAGGCTCAGGCTGAGCGGGTCGCCGAACGCTACAACGCCGCCCGGATCCGGCTTACCGACGACCAGCAGACAGCGGCCACCGCCGAAGCGAGCCTGGCCCAGGCGAACGCCCGAATCGCACAGTTGCGGGCCAAGGTCGCCTCCTTCGCTGCCTCCGCCTACGAGGGTCACACCACCTCGGAGCTCTCTGCGCTGCTCGACGCGACCCCGCAGCAGTTCGTGATCGCGACCGACACGCTCGACGCGATCTCCCATAGCCAGCAAGTCACGTTCGAATTGCTGGCGGCGGCCCGCCACGACCAGCAGCAGGCGCTGATCGGCGCGACTTCGGCGCTAGCCGCACAGACCCAGGTGACGCAGAGCATCGCCGCCGACAAGGCCAGCCTGGAAGCCTCCGCCGCCCGCCAGGAGCAACTGCTGACCCAGTTGCAGGCGGAGCAGGCTCGGCTGATCCGTGAAGCGCAGACCCGGGCAGCGGCCGCCCGGGCGGCCGCGCAGGCCGCCGCCTTGGCCCAACAGGCTGCCGCCACCCGCGCGGCAGCGTTCGCGTTCGAGAGTCAGAGCTTCAGCCCCCCGCCGCCACAGACCGGGGGGTCCGGCGGTGCTCCGGTCGCCGTGCAATGGGCCTATCGGGAGATCGGCAAGCCTTACGTGTGGGGGGCAGCCGGCCCGGATTCATTCGACTGCTCGGGGCTCACCCAATACGTCTGGGGAAAGGCCGGGGTCTATCTGGCGCACTACACCGGTGACCAGTGGAATGAAGGCACCCATGTCAGCCAGACCGATCTCCAGCCTGGGGATTTGGTCTTCTTCGGCAGCAACCTCGGACACGTCGGTCTCTACGTCGGTAGCGGCATGATGATCGACGCCCCGCACAGCGGAGCGGATGTCCGCGAGGAAGCGGTATGGTGGAACCAATACGCCGGAGCGGTCCGGCCGGGCTAG